The Lysobacter sp. HDW10 genome window below encodes:
- a CDS encoding PilN domain-containing protein — translation MAKINLLPWRAERQRQRQKEFQLMIGGAAVIGLLLSGLWYLYNTNQISGQTERNTYLEGEIVKIDKEIEEIKTLNQKRDDLLARKTAVEKLQANRFQMVHLFDAIVRTLPEGVVLTSIKQEGEMLTLDGRSQSNARVATYMRNLESSGWMTNPQVNVIQVGASTATGTITSSENLMPYLFTLKVNLANPNAPRDPNAEPTPDPIPVQMPPEQPAGVPPVVQNTADKMTSTQPAAPATATTTAPANTSAPAPAAAPNAAPTQSTGK, via the coding sequence ATGGCAAAAATCAATCTATTGCCCTGGCGCGCAGAGCGCCAACGCCAGCGCCAGAAAGAATTCCAGCTGATGATCGGCGGTGCCGCCGTCATTGGTTTGTTGCTTTCGGGTCTTTGGTACCTCTACAACACGAATCAGATCAGCGGCCAGACAGAACGCAACACGTATCTGGAAGGCGAGATCGTCAAGATCGACAAAGAAATCGAAGAGATCAAGACGCTCAATCAAAAGCGTGATGATCTATTGGCACGCAAGACGGCAGTTGAAAAGCTGCAAGCCAATCGTTTCCAAATGGTGCATTTGTTTGACGCGATTGTGCGGACCTTGCCGGAAGGCGTGGTGCTGACCTCGATCAAGCAAGAAGGTGAAATGTTGACCTTGGATGGCCGTTCGCAATCCAACGCCCGCGTTGCAACCTACATGCGCAATCTCGAAAGCTCCGGTTGGATGACCAATCCGCAAGTGAACGTGATCCAAGTTGGCGCTTCAACTGCCACCGGCACGATCACCAGCAGCGAAAACTTGATGCCGTACTTGTTCACCCTCAAGGTGAACTTGGCCAACCCGAATGCACCGCGTGATCCAAACGCCGAGCCGACGCCGGATCCGATTCCTGTGCAAATGCCGCCGGAACAACCTGCGGGCGTGCCTCCGGTGGTGCAAAACACAGCCGACAAGATGACGTCGACGCAACCGGCCGCACCGGCAACAGCAACGACCACCGCGCCCGCCAATACATCGGCACCGGCACCGGCTGCAGCACCCAATGCTGCGCCGACTCAGAGCACGGGGAAATAA
- the pilO gene encoding type 4a pilus biogenesis protein PilO has product MAKQKLDFNNIGAWPRSYQLGFCGFVAALIIGLAWLLLFRGQSEELVGLEQKETELRGTFEKKASDAANLEPLKAQLAQMEIDLKQMLRQLPSRTEMPDMIVDISQSALGAGLRVDSFKPGEEHKQDVYAEKPIDISLAGSFHQFGDFMSRVASLPRVVIMNMTNVALTPRDKSKGGGLEMKGTVKTYRYLDESEVQADAKAEADKKKAEAKK; this is encoded by the coding sequence ATGGCCAAGCAAAAACTGGACTTCAACAATATCGGCGCTTGGCCGCGCTCGTACCAACTCGGTTTCTGCGGTTTTGTCGCCGCACTGATCATTGGTCTGGCGTGGTTGCTCCTGTTCCGCGGTCAATCCGAAGAACTGGTCGGCCTCGAACAGAAAGAAACCGAACTGCGCGGCACCTTTGAAAAGAAGGCTTCCGATGCAGCCAATCTCGAGCCCTTGAAAGCACAACTTGCGCAAATGGAAATCGACTTGAAGCAAATGCTTCGTCAGCTTCCGAGCCGCACAGAAATGCCGGACATGATTGTCGATATTTCGCAATCTGCGCTGGGTGCAGGTCTTCGCGTCGACAGCTTCAAGCCGGGTGAAGAGCACAAGCAGGACGTTTACGCTGAAAAGCCGATTGATATCTCGCTGGCCGGTAGCTTCCACCAGTTCGGTGATTTCATGAGCCGCGTTGCATCCTTGCCGCGCGTGGTCATCATGAACATGACCAATGTGGCTTTGACACCGCGTGATAAGTCAAAGGGCGGCGGTCTAGAAATGAAGGGCACGGTCAAGACCTATCGCTACCTCGATGAAAGCGAAGTCCAGGCCGATGCAAAAGCCGAAGCCGACAAGAAGAAAGCGGAGGCCAAGAAGTGA
- a CDS encoding pilus assembly protein PilP, producing the protein MKNSSIRLQRVAVIVLAAVSLIACTRSVTSSPNEPKDLEKWVKDTRAKPGQPLKPLDPIAPFETFVYQASNLPDPFDLQGKADSLNAARPDSGRRRQPLEAYPLDALKMVGTLGRGNSIVALIMGPDNVAYRVQTGAYIGQNEGRVTVVREDHIELVELQPDGAGGWLQRNATISLNQ; encoded by the coding sequence ATGAAGAACTCAAGCATCCGACTGCAGCGCGTTGCTGTTATCGTGCTCGCCGCGGTTTCTCTGATCGCTTGCACGCGCTCGGTGACCTCAAGCCCGAACGAACCGAAAGATCTCGAAAAATGGGTGAAGGACACGCGCGCAAAACCGGGTCAGCCGCTGAAGCCGCTCGATCCGATCGCGCCGTTCGAAACCTTTGTGTACCAAGCGTCAAATTTGCCTGACCCCTTCGATTTGCAAGGAAAGGCAGATTCATTGAATGCGGCACGTCCGGATTCAGGGCGCCGTCGCCAGCCTTTGGAAGCGTATCCCTTGGATGCCCTGAAAATGGTTGGTACGCTGGGACGTGGCAACTCGATTGTTGCGTTGATCATGGGGCCTGACAACGTGGCCTACCGCGTTCAAACCGGTGCATATATCGGTCAGAACGAAGGTCGAGTCACTGTGGTTCGGGAAGACCATATCGAACTGGTGGAGCTACAACCCGATGGGGCGGGTGGTTGGCTGCAACGCAACGCAACAATTAGTTTGAACCAATAA
- the pilQ gene encoding type IV pilus secretin PilQ produces MQFIHTTHVVALKSGKAALLGAMLSCLAAGALAQSASAPVPTSKQPTQVVRPAAAVRVENVDFKRGTDGAAKLTVRFSGEGATPDLRNADGNVIIDLGNASVPANLQQQLNVKDFATPVSIVDTQANRLVLNTTNAFESMAYQHGREYVVEIVPRTTDRAVGSVASAIAGARTAAAAAKTNGYRGRPVNYNFQDVPVRTVLQLLAEDTGLNIVASDTVQGSITIRLNNVPWDQALDVILRAKGLDKRRDGNVIWIAPATEIAKSEQEKEDARIALENRQDLVTEFVRVNYHSAVDIYKAITEAKGVGGQSQQGAGGGGQNQDSGFLSPRGRLVADGRTNTLMISDIPKRVNEMKRLINEIDRPVDQVVIEGRIVIATESFARDLGARFGVGRRGGNNNKWGIGGGDGGARAVVGNPASNTYNFNLPAASTSTAAALGYTLLGANFSLDIELSAMQTEGRGEVLSNPRILTTNQRESVIQQGKQIGYVTVTAGAGGIAMPTVAFKDVFLELRVTPTITNDDRVFLNVKVNKDELDSWLNTSIGQVPIIAKRAIDTAALVENGQTVVIGGVYEFTDQDAISKVPFLADIPIIGNLFKQKSRNKSKAELLIFLTPRILHVKQNMH; encoded by the coding sequence ATGCAGTTCATCCACACTACGCACGTTGTGGCCTTGAAATCAGGCAAGGCGGCACTCCTCGGGGCGATGCTTTCCTGTCTGGCTGCGGGCGCGCTCGCACAGTCGGCTTCAGCGCCCGTGCCAACGTCGAAGCAGCCCACGCAGGTTGTGCGCCCTGCTGCTGCAGTCCGCGTTGAAAACGTCGACTTCAAACGTGGCACCGATGGCGCCGCGAAATTGACCGTGCGCTTCAGCGGCGAAGGGGCAACACCCGACCTTCGTAACGCAGACGGCAACGTGATCATCGATCTCGGTAACGCTTCGGTCCCGGCAAACCTTCAGCAACAGCTGAATGTTAAAGACTTCGCGACACCGGTCAGCATTGTCGATACGCAAGCCAACCGCTTGGTGTTGAATACCACCAACGCGTTCGAATCCATGGCCTATCAACACGGTCGCGAATACGTTGTCGAAATCGTGCCGCGCACGACAGATCGCGCAGTTGGCAGCGTGGCTTCGGCCATCGCGGGCGCGCGCACTGCCGCCGCCGCCGCGAAGACCAATGGCTACCGCGGTCGCCCCGTCAACTACAACTTCCAAGACGTGCCGGTTCGCACCGTGCTGCAGCTCTTGGCAGAAGATACCGGCTTGAACATCGTCGCTTCAGACACCGTGCAAGGCTCGATCACCATCCGCCTGAACAACGTGCCGTGGGATCAAGCCCTCGACGTCATCTTGCGCGCCAAAGGCTTGGATAAGCGCCGCGATGGCAACGTGATCTGGATTGCGCCGGCGACTGAAATCGCCAAGTCCGAACAAGAAAAGGAAGACGCACGCATTGCCTTGGAAAACCGCCAAGACCTCGTGACCGAATTCGTTCGCGTCAACTATCACAGTGCTGTTGATATCTATAAAGCCATCACTGAAGCCAAGGGCGTTGGCGGTCAAAGTCAGCAAGGTGCAGGCGGTGGTGGCCAAAACCAGGACTCCGGCTTCCTTTCGCCGCGCGGTCGTTTGGTGGCGGATGGCCGCACTAACACCCTGATGATCAGCGACATTCCGAAGCGCGTGAACGAAATGAAGCGCTTGATCAACGAGATCGACCGTCCGGTCGACCAAGTGGTCATCGAAGGCCGCATCGTGATCGCTACTGAAAGTTTTGCACGTGACCTTGGCGCACGCTTCGGTGTGGGTCGCCGCGGCGGCAACAACAACAAGTGGGGTATCGGTGGTGGTGACGGCGGCGCTCGCGCTGTCGTCGGCAACCCGGCGTCTAACACCTATAACTTCAACTTGCCGGCTGCATCGACTTCTACTGCCGCCGCGCTCGGCTACACCTTGCTCGGTGCGAACTTCTCGCTCGACATTGAGTTGTCGGCCATGCAAACCGAAGGTCGCGGTGAAGTCTTGTCCAACCCGCGCATCTTGACGACCAACCAACGCGAGTCGGTGATCCAACAAGGTAAGCAAATTGGTTACGTGACCGTCACTGCCGGTGCCGGTGGTATTGCCATGCCGACCGTTGCCTTCAAGGACGTCTTCTTGGAACTGCGCGTGACGCCGACCATCACCAATGACGATCGCGTGTTCTTGAACGTCAAAGTCAACAAGGACGAGCTCGACAGCTGGTTGAACACCTCGATTGGTCAGGTGCCGATCATTGCAAAACGTGCAATCGATACCGCCGCACTGGTTGAAAATGGCCAAACCGTTGTGATCGGCGGTGTGTATGAATTCACCGACCAAGACGCAATTAGCAAAGTGCCGTTCTTGGCTGACATCCCGATCATTGGCAACTTGTTCAAGCAAAAGAGCCGTAACAAGTCCAAAGCTGAGCTGCTCATCTTCTTGACGCCGCGCATCTTGCACGTCAAACAAAACATGCACTAA